The DNA region aggctcagagtgaaaggatggaagatacTCTAAGCtgatgggaaacaaaagaaagcaggccttgccatgcttatatcagacaaagtagacttcaagataagacaggcaaagagagacaatgaggggcagtatataatgatcaaagggacactccatcaataaaaaagaacacataagtatctatgcacccaacacaggagcaccaaagttcataaagcaactattaacaaacctaaaagaagatattaataataacacaataatagcaggggacctcaacactccactcacatcaatggatagatcatccagacagaacatcaacaaggaaacagtgaaattaaatgaaaagctagaccagttggactcaatagacatatatagaacactctatcccaaaacagcagaatacacattcttctcaagcgcacacggaacattctcaaggatagaccatatgtttggaaacaaggcaagcctcaataaatttaagaaaattgaaataataacaagcatcgtttctgatcacaatgctataaagctaaaaattaattacaagagaaaagctaagagagggacaaagatgtggagactaaacaacatgctattgaacaagcaagggatcactgaagaaattaaaggagaaatcaaaaaatatctggagacaaatgaaaatgataacatccCATACCAgctcatatgagatgcagcaaaagcctattaagagggaaattcatcgcaatacaggcacactttaacaattaagaaaaatcccaaataagcaacctcaagTTATacctaacagaaatagaaaaagaacaacaaacaaagcccacagtcagtagaaggagagaaataataaaaatcacagtagaaataaatgctattgaaacaaaaaaggcagtagaaaggatcaatgaaacaaagacctggttctttgagaagataaagaaaattgacaaacccctagccagacttacaaagaaaaaaagagaaagctcagataaacaaaattagaaatgaaagaggagaaataacaacagacaccacagaaacactacagattataagagaatactgcgaaaaactatatgccaacaaaatggatactctagaggaaatggatagattcttagactcttacaacctcccaaagctaaatcaagaagcagcagacaatctgaatagaccaatcacaaggaaagagattgaaacagtaatcaaacgCATCCCAAACAAtgaaaccccaggaccagacagcttccctggggaattctaccaaactttcagagaggatttaatttCTATCCTTCTCCATCAATTCCAAATTatcagggaagatggaacacttcctaacacattctacaaggccaacatcactctgataccaaagcctgacaaggacaacacaaaaaaggaaaactacaggccgatatcattgatgaacatacatggaaaaatcctcaacaaaattttggtaacttgaattcagcaatacaccaaaaagatcatacatcgtgatcaagtgggatttataccagggacacagggacggtgcaacatccgcaaatcaatcaatgtcatatACTACaaaaacaaattgaggaataaaaagcacatgatcatctcaatagatgcagagacagcatttgacaagacccaacagccatttttgataaaaactcttaacaaaatggggatagaaggaaattacctcaacataataaaggccatatatgacaaaaccacagccaacatcagactcaataggcaaaaactgaatgccttccctctgagaacagtaacaagacaagggtgcctactctcaccactcttcttcaacacagtactggaggttttggccagagcaattaggcaagagaaaggaataaaaggaatccaaatagggagagaagaagtgaaactcttgctgtttgcagatgacatgatcttacatatagaaaaccccaaagaatccattggaaaactaagaaataattaacaactacagtaaagttgcagggtccaaaatcaatttacaaaaatcagttgcttttttgtactctaataacgaacttacagaaagagaactcaagaatacaattccatttacaattgcaactaaaagaataaagtacctaggaataaatttaactaaggacgTGAAGGATTTACACAATGaagactataagacattattgaaagaaactgataatgacataaagaggtggaaagagattccatgcacatggatcggaagaataaacatagttaaaatgtccatactacccaaagcaatctacagattcactgcaatcccaatgacattcttcatggaaatagaacaaaggatcctaaaattcatgtggggcaaccaaagaccccaaactgctaaagcaatcctgagaaaaaacaacaaagctggaggcatcacaatccctgacttcaaaatgtactacaaagccatagtgatcaaaacagcatggtactggtacaaaaataggcacacacatcaatggaacagaactgaaagcctagaaataaaactgcacatctagagacagctaatcttggacaaaggtgccaagaacatatgatggagaaaagacagtctcttcaataaatggtgttgggaaacctggacagccacatgcaaaagaatgaaggcacACCAtcatctcacgccatacacaaaaataaactcaaaatggatcaaagacttgataagtcctaaaactataaaactcctggaagaaaatacaggtagtataccctttgacattgaactaaaaaggatcttttcaaataccatgtcttctcagacaagggaaacaaaagaaaaaataaacaagcgggagttcatcagactaaagagcttctgcaaagcaaaagaaactaagatcaaaacaaagagacaacccaccaactgggagaaaatatttgcaaatcatatatctgacaaggggttaatctccataaggaactcacacatctgaacaataagaaaacaaacagcctgatcaaaaaatgggcagaggatatgaacagacagttttccaaagaagatatacagatggccaataaacacatgaaaagatgttcaacgtcactaatcatcagggaaatgcaaatcaaaactacactaagataccaccttacccctgttaaaatgtctataatcactaagactaaaaataacaaatattggagagggtgtggagagacaggaaccctcatacactgctggtgggaatgcaaactgatgcagccactatggaaaacagtatggagattcctcaaaatactaaaaacagaactaccatatcactcaggtatcccactactgagtatctactcAAACTTggaatcaacaatccaaagtgacatatgcacccctacgttcatcgcagcagtattcacaatagccaagacatggaaacaatccaagtgcccagtgactgatgattggataaagaagatgtggtgtatatatatagaatggaatactactcagccagaaaaaaagacaaattcatcccatttgcaacaacatggaaggacctggagggaattatgctaagcaaaataagccagactgagaaagacaaataccagatgatttcacacatatgtggaatacgaacaaacacagggacaaagaaagcagttcagtggttaccaggggaagggggcacaGGGGATGAAgaggagcacttatgtggtgacacaagaaataatgtacaactgaaatctcacattgatgtaacctattatgaactcaataaaaaaaaaaaatctaagccaAAAGATTTAAACAGCAAGGCAAAATAGTTAAGCCAGGACTATGACTGGAGTTCAGAATTCCAGTCTAGTACAATATTATGACACATTACATCTACATAAAGGATGGGGAATATACTAAATACTTAGCCATCCCTCAATCAAACCAGGATTGCCAAAAAATTGGAATTATGAGATCAGGGAATAAGGGCCTGTAACCTACAAATAATTATGagcttaaaaatgttttgatgaCTCTAGGGGccgccccacggccaagtggttaagtttgtgctctccgctTCGATGGtccaaggtttcgccagttcggatcctgggcacgggcatggcacccctcattaggccacgctgaggcagcatcccacatgcctcaactagaaggacccacaactaaaatatacaaccatgaactggggagatttggagagaaaaagcagaaaaaagaaaagattgccaacagttgttagctcagctgccaatctttaaaaaaaaaaatgttttgataatTCTAAAATTAGCCAGGTCAAACATGATCTACAAAGAAAATCCATTACAATGGCTCATTTAGTAAAATCAGGGAAAAAATGTACATAGTACTGTTCCTGCACTCCCTCTTCATTCTCACAGATAACTTTCTACTCCAACTTCTTTTGGACACTTGTACCCCTTCCATAAAATGCTTGAGAAGTGGTCAACATCACCAGTTTTAGCTACTTCTTTCAAAGCAATCCATTCTACTCTGTAGAATATGTACTTCCTCTAAGTGTTAATGGTAAAATGTAAAAGCTCCTAAAATTATCTCTGGAAACATTTTCAGGCAGTAGTTACTGAAACAAACTTGTTTTCTTCCAGTTGATTCTCCTATGTACCAAATCTAAaccacattttcttaaaataaatacttacgCAACACCAACGCCTTCCCCAGGCTTGGTGATGTTTTCCGGCCACTTGGTGTTATGTCCCACACGGAGATGATTAACTTGACTACATAAATTCTGGAGAAAAGGCAGCAGCTCAGAATTTGGTATATTTGAGTTGTCACTTGCTTTCTTTGATAGGAAAGAAGATACTGCATTTTTAAGATCATTCTCAAGAAGAGAATGGTTTTGCGGCACAATTTTACGCTCTTCAAGGTTTGTAATATTTCCTCCACCAAGTGGCTGCGTACTTTTATCAATGTAAGCTTTTAAGTTTTCAGGCACATTTCCAGATGTCAATCCAGTTCTAAAAGGAAAAGGTGTGGAcgatgacttgctgaaggctcctGAAGTAGACGATGATTGTAGGTCAATCATATGCTTGTGTCCAGTATTTCCCAAAACTGACTGAAGCTGCTCTCCAATGGGAATACAATTCTAAGCAAGGTAAATACAGAAATGTTACTAGtactgttaataataataacagctaactttTGGAGTAATTTAGAGTTAGGCAATGTGCACtcactcatttgatcctcaaaacatTTGTATAAAGCAGGCCACAATGATTATCCAAAAATTAAGTTGAGGAGACCAAGGCTAAAGGTACTTGGTCATGgtaacacagctagtaagtggcagaactgggacatgaacccaggccacctaaCTCCAGagtcagggcttttttttttttcccccaaagattttatttttttcctttttctccccaaagccccccggtacatagttgtatattcttcgttgtgggtccttctagttgtggtatgtgggatgctgcctcagcatggtttgatgagcagtgccatgtccgtacccaggattcaaaccaacgaaacaccgggccacctgcagcggagcacgcgaacttaactactcggccatggggccagcccccagagtcaGGGCGTTTAATCGTTTCACTGttgtttttcctaagaaaatattaaaatacatactAGCATACTTAGTAAAATTGCACTggcatattttaatgtttctactACAGAGGCCCCCttaatttatagtaataaaatgtagtattttcAACTGAGTCACAATAATAATTTTCATAGAATTAAATATCATCTGTCAACTTTCAC from Equus quagga isolate Etosha38 unplaced genomic scaffold, UCLA_HA_Equagga_1.0 165025_RagTag, whole genome shotgun sequence includes:
- the LOC124233236 gene encoding putative uncharacterized protein C10orf88-like — its product is MVCFPELSLAVSLELRKHVFGKKPITNGARPKTVPHRRVEHEIILYKKYLKLESSTQACKIKLLSFGEKQCVFISKLVVHLKPVSANSSTSPQALGSRIDLDRVQTIMESMGSKLSPGAQQLMNMVRLQQQNCIPIGEQLQSVLGNTGHKHMIDLQSSSTSGAFSKSSSTPFPFRTGLTSGNVPENLKAYIDKSTQPLGGGNITNLEERKIVPQNHSLLENDLKNAVSSFLSKKASDNSNIPNSELLPFLQNLCSQVNHLRVGHNTKWPENITKPGEGVGVA